ATCATGTGCTGGATTTTGTCTTGGGTGAGAGGGGTGCAAGTGGTCCCCCGTGGTGCCTGGGGGCTCATGTTAGCTTCCCACCAGACGTGTGTGAGCAGGATGTGCCCTGTGATGAgattcccagctggagcagcacagggtaTTATTGTTGGGTCCCCTCCTGAGCTCAGCACTCAGTTTTTCCTCTGCCCTCCCTCAGACAGTTTCTATTTAAGTTTTTAGGACTCCAGGCTGGGGAAAATTTGAGCAAGAGCCCAGAATATGGTCCATTACCTCCAAATGTTGCTCAGCAGCTTAAAACAGGCCTGGCAAGGGAGACAGCTTAGGAAAACAGTGATGCACCTTGGAAAAGGCACTTTATTCTGTTTACTTCTGCCATACTGGAGTATACAGTGGAAAACCGTGCTGGCTCCGcttctctgctctcctctctggTTTCACactgcccaggtgagctccagccattcctccCTGCCAAGTCCTACCTGTTGTGCAACCCCCCCAGAGCTCGGTGCAATTGGCTTCATGCAGCACACGGCAAGTAGAGAAAGAGCGAGGCGGGTGTTTTTCCAAGTGGGCAGGGACTCCTAAATTCCCCTGGCATTGGccacagaatattttctgaGCCTCTGCTCCAGTGTCTCAGTGTCTCAGTGTTTCGCCTAGCCCTGGGGAATTTGGGCAGCTTCATCCCCAGCCTGACTCAGCGcaagctgctcctcatcctccatCTCTTACCAAGAGCTGTGAAAAGCACCCCTGTGGCAACTGTGCTGCCTTCAGAGGAGCCACCACTGGACCAGCCTGGGTGGCTCTGTGGGGATCAGAGTCATCAGGTGCCCCCCAGCACTGTGGCTTCCATCAGGTGGCCCAAATGAGCACCCAAAGTCAGCAATTCCCAGCAATGCTCAGGAATTTTGCCTGTCCCCAGTTGCTTATGCAGtgcccccctcccctgcccaaaGGAGATGTGGGGCTACAAggtgggctggagcagcagcccctgtaTCCCCAGGGCCCTCCTGCATCTGTGGGAtgccagctcccagggaggaggaggaggagagccgGGAGGAGGTGGctggtggtgctgcaggaggggctgggtgcCCCGGTGGTCTCGTGCCACCGCAGCTGAGCCCTTCACACCCAGTACTGGTTGTTTTTCAGGGGGGGGTTGGAAGTCCGGCAGTACTGCAGGAGCTCGGGGTCGGGAGGTGCCCCAGAGCCCGTGCCCGGGGGCGGGGGCCCCGTGCCCTTGCCCTCCAGGGTGGTGACAGTCGTTAGGGGGATGCTTTGGCTGGGCTCTGTCCTCCGGAAGGTCTCGTGGTCGGGCACGGCCCCGTTCTTGGCCTTGGCGCTGGGGGTGCCCTGGACGTGGTGCTTCCCCGTCTTGTTGCGCTTGTGCAGGTAGAAGAGAAGGGGCAGGATGAgggccagcaggaggaaaatgagGCAGATGGGGATGATGATGCTGAACATGTTGGCCTCAATGAAGCTGAGGAAGGTGCCCCCcgccccggggctggggctaCTGGTGGCACTGTGGGCCAGCCAGGGAGTGGGGGACATGCCCAGCTCGCTGGCATTGGGGCTGCTCCGTGCTGTGCCATGGGGCACTGGGGGTGAGGGTGCCAGTGGGACTGTCAGCAGGGTGACACCGTAGGATTTGGAGGCATTGTAGGGCTCGATGCCGTACTCCAGGGATGCCAGCGCTGGTGGCACCCCATCAGCCACCAGCTCAAAGACAAAACTGTCCCTCTGCAGGGGTTGTtgggtgtccccagcatccagcacctccagccccaccagcccctgctgcagctcgCTCTGGCTGAAGGTTTCGATGGGGGATGTGGGCTGTCCTGGATCCCTGGATACCCTCACAAGACGGCTGGCACGGGGCGCCCTGCGGACCTTGAAGACCGGCACGCTCTTGGTGTGGTTGGCCAGCTCACTGGCATCGAGGACACTGGTGTCCAGGAGGGCTGTGGTGCCTCGGGGCCACAGGCTGTCCACTCGGGTCTTCACCGCAGCTCGGACGGTCACGTTCACCACCCCGCTCCTGTTCCCTGCCCGCGAAATGGCAACGAACTGGAAGTCATCCTGAGGCGACCTGAGGTCACTGAAGGTGAACGTCACCTCCCCACGATCCAGCTGCTTCTGTGAGAAGCCCCGTGATGGCTTTTGGTTGACTTGCACCTGTCCAAACCTGGGCTCCCTGGTGATCCTGTACAGGACATTCCCTGCCCCTCGTGGTGCGGCACCCAGCAGGTGATGCTGGGACACAGGGGCCCTGTTCAGGTCTTGGGGCacctccagcagtgctgggctggcagcggTGCTCAGGACAGGCAGCACCTCGATCTCCAGTGAGGTCTGGATGGGTGGGTGGTGGCCACCGGAGAGGCTCAGGGCTAAGGAGCCTGGGGTCCGGCTCCCAGTGGCAACAAACACCACGCGGCCAGCATTGACATCCGCTTGGGTGAAGCGGCTGATGGGCTCCCCTGGGTTGTGGGCGCTGGCCACGTGGCCAGAGAGGGGTCTCTGGAGAATGCTGTACACCATCTCCTGAGGGGACACCAGCGGGTCTGCCACATCCAGGTACTCCTGTGACAAGGTGACCACGGAGCCTGGCGGGACCTGCAGCACTCCTTGCCGCTTCACCACCCGTGGTGATGCGGTGCTGCTGGTCACTGTTATGTTGAATGCTTCAGAGATGACCACCCCATCCTGTGGAGGACGGACAGACCGCtgttcctggggctggagccacGCCCTGAAACTGAAGTGGTCTTTGGAGACGCTGTCCCCACCATGGGCATACACCAAACGCCTCGCTGCCAGGTCTGACTGTAGGAAGAACGGCCGTGACTGCTCCAGGGGCACACCGGCCACCAGGAGCTGTCCATGAGCTGGTGGCTCTGTCACCAGGAAGACAACATCATATCCAGCCCTCTCAGGGACCAGGATTCGGCTCAGGAGGTTGGAGGCATCCAACACCGAGGTGTCAATCTCAGCCTGCTGAGCCCTTGTGAGCTGCAGACCTGGCAAGAAAAAAGGGATAAGAATTAACTAATGAAAGTCGGTCAGAGCTTGTTGCAATGATGGAAGAAGGAATTGGATGCAGTTTTAGACATCTGATCTAATATATCAGCCATGGAAAACAGCACATTTGTCTTCTTCAGACAAACAAGTCCTCCTGAAGAGCTGGTTTGTCCCATGCTTCTCCATCCTACCCTTACCTGCGTTTTTCCAAAGCTGAGTCAAGTGCTGGGGACAATTTTCCTCGAAGGAGATCAGGACAAGGAGGATGAAAGAATCTGAGATGGTCGTGGGAGTGACCACACGGAAGCGGATGGCATCTTGGGCCAGCCAGAAGGGCTGGCCTGGCATCTCGTGCTGGTAGAAAATCAGCTTGCTGTCcacctgaaaattaaaaaaaaaccccttgatCAGCTCCTATCTTGACTCTGGGATGGAGCAACCAAGCTCTAATTAGGTAAGAAATGGGGATTTTCACTAGCCATGGCACGGCAGTGACCATGGAGAGCTCATGGTGTTTCTTGACCAGGAAGTGAaattgtggctgccccatccctggaagtgttcaaggctgggttggatgaggcttggagcaatctagtaaaaggtgtccctgtccatggtggGGGAACAAGGTGACCTTTAatctcccttccaacccaaaccactctgtgactCTGATGTTTCTCTCAGCAATAAGGGGAACTTAGGCTCAGAGGAATGGTTGAGCTTGCTCAGCATCCTCCAAGGGTGAGCATAGCACAGAGGAGCTTCCAGGGAGGGTAAACCTATGTGTCTCTGATTGATGGAATAAAATAAGAACCTTGCTGGGCCCTGCAAAATTTGGCCCCACAGGAGAAGGGTTTTTTCAGAGCAGGGGTGAAAAATCATGCTTGGCTcttcccttcagcagcagccaggctggctggctctgcagcagggagatggcCTAGGAAAAGGGATTAtagctccctcagcctcccccAGTGCTAAATCcaaggctggggcagcagctcttAATCCCTCttagcagctgctggcagagctgggaaagtcACAGCATGGAGCCTTGTACTGCCTCCTGCCTGTGGTGGAAGTGGGCTCAGACTGGGACCCCCATGTGTGGTGGGGGGTGATGaagggctgtgtttggggttCTGAGAGGCTGGAGGAATTGAAATCTCACCTGGGCTTGGGTGAAGTTCCTGATTTCCTCCCCCTGTGAGGTGGTCAGCCTGCCCAGGCGTGGGGCTTGCTCGATGCTGTAGTACAGAGCGGTGGAGCTGGTGGGGCTGTTGCTCACTGCCTGCAGGTTCTGGCTGGTGATGGGCTGCAGGGCACCTGGAAAACACATCCAGTATGGATTTCAAGCAGTCACCTTGTCACCCACCTGCAACCGCTGCCAGGGGCATCTCAGCAGTGCTTGGGCAAGGGCAGGAGTCCCAAGGGGGCCCCATTTGGGCTGGATGAGGACGGAGAATGTGCTGGTACCCACCTGGGCAGACAGTGAGGCTCTGCTTCCTGGCCAGGCTGATGACAGGCTCTCTCTGGGCCCTGATGAGGAAGAAGTGCCCAGGAGATAGGTTCTCACCATCCCACAGATCGAAGGCAAAGCCACCATCCAGGGGTCCTGTGGAAAGCACAGACCTGGGCATTTGTGGGGCCAGAGGAGATGCAGCTCCCCATTAACCTGTCAGGGGTTTTTGGGATGGGCTTGGCATCCCCTGTGGTGGCACAGTGTCCCCACCACCCTGGGGTGGTGCAGGGGCCTGGGGCACCTCAGTCCTGCCCTACCTTGGTGCACGAAGAGGACGAGCCCGTTGTCTATCTGGGCCTGGGTGAACCTCTGGAGCTCAGTGCCGGGTGCTGACCTCAGCACAACCTTCCCGTTGGCCGGGGGCTGGATGGAGTAGGTCACCTCCTCTGCTGGGGAGTCCTCATCCTCGGCACTCAGGATGTGGGGGCTGAGAACAGCCGTGGCACCTTCCCgcagctggggcacagggagaggctgaAATCCCCACGCCACACCCCCGGCAcctttccccttcttcccatcccagctcagagcactcTGCTGGGTGCCAGAGCACATCCCAGCCCAACAAGGGCGCCTTGTCTGCATCCTGGGGACGCCTCCATCCTCTGGCCTCTTCCCAGCCCTGCGTCACTGCTGCCGTGTTTGCCAGCACGTGCCACACAGCTGGGTCTGCGCCTCTGCACGCCATGTGCTGGAGGGCAagcgtgcctcagtttccccagttCCTGGAAATGGAAGAGGGCAcagtgccctggggcaggggctgtgccttTGGGACCTTGATTTGCAGGGAAGGGGTTTTAGTGGGGTGcacaagctgctgctgggcacacagTGACCACAAGCAGCCCTGTCTCTCCCTGGCTGGGTGTTTCTCCTcactcctgctcctgtcccagttCCCGTCCCACCGCCCCCTCACAAGGCTGCAGCGAGGCCCGCTGTCCCAGCAAACCCTCCAGGAATGACAAATATGTGGCTGAGTTCAGAGCCACTGAGGAATTTCCCAGGACCACTTCCTCCCATCCAGTGGTGCTGACCCTCCTGTGGGAACATTGCCACCCCAAAGCCTTGGCATCTCCCATCTCCAGCTGGAGGCAACAATTTTCCCTGCTCGTGACCCTGTGCCACATCCCCATCTTGGCAGACCACAGGGATGAATGTTGTGCTGTCAAACAGGTTCtgcccacacagcccagagctgccctttgCTCTCAGGATGCCTGGAAATCATGGGGTGCAtggatggagctgtgccagggctcatGTGGGGTGgagggctgggatgtgcagcatcccacagcatcaTGGGGCTGGGACCTTGGAAATCTGCATCTCGGGAATCTGCAGGACAACACCCAGGCAGGCGCTGGAGGAGGTGCTCTGCTGGATGAgctcttttctgctgtttttcagcTGGCCTAACCCAAAACATTGCTTGAGTGGGTGTGGGTGCCGACAGAGAAATTAAATCCCTCAGCAGTCCCCACGGGATGGCAGAGGcaggctggaaaacacagctttggagAGGCAGGGTGGGGGAAGTGCTGGACACGCAGCCGGGACAGGAGCCTCACTGAGTTCTTTGGGCTGCTTCCtctccccagcacccacagcagctggaacTGCAGTCACACTGGGGACTTGGAGCCATAAAAAACTCCCTGTGGGCAAAGCAGGCGGGATGGCAGCCCCGGGGCACCGCTGTCCCCTGGGAAGGGACAGTtcgagcagctggagcagctctgctcccagcccagagcctgcgCTGCGGGAGCTGACCcatttctccctgctcctcGTCCTCTCTGCATTATTAAAGCCttcccctggctctgtgctcGCTGGCTGGGCCCTTTGTGTTTGCTCAGCCTCCGTGTCGCCTCTGCTCCCGGGGACAGCGCGCGGGGAGGTGGCGGAGCGGCGCCGGGAGCGTGGCCGGGTGCTCCAGGGTGGTGGAAACCTCTGCCTCGGTGGCACCCAGCCATCCTTCCTTCAGATCCAGCCCAaaaactgctgctcctccccaaGGGGCTGCACTTTGGGGTCTAGACCCAGCCTGTTGTCCCTCGGCATCCCTGGAAACCTTTGTGCAATCCCTCTCCCGGGCCTGGCCTGACCTTTAAACACTGAAGTCATCCCTCACCAGAGCACAAACACGGCAGGGCTGGGCCTCTCCCATCATTCCCGTTGGGGGAAGgaagcctttccctgctcctgagctcctctgggcagctgtggTCACTCTTCCCAGGGTGCTAAGGCATTCCCATGGAAAGGCAGACAAGTTGCTGCCTCAGAGTTAAATTTTAGGaggtttttctgtcttttcaccCTTATTCTTAGCATGATGGCTGGGGGGAAGGGAAGGCCATGCTTACACTGGATGTTTGGAGTGGGGAaaaggggctggcacaggcccAGCAGCTGAGGGGTCAATTTCTCCCTGAATTTGGGCCCATGTGAGGCAGGTCTACAAAAGGGATTTGGTCAGAAGCTTCCTGGGCTGAAGGGGGAAAActggggcaggcacagagctggggctgggggtacCTCCCAGACTTTGCTGGGAGGTACTAATCCCTCGAATTAGCTGCCtctggggccaggcagggcagccccttccccttGGGCATCTTCTCCAGAGTCCAGGCTCCCAGGACCCTTCCCAAGGCAACTGTGTGATGATCCCCATGGAGTAGATTGCTTTCCAGCTGCCAGTCTGGGAAATCCCAGATCTGGGATAGTGAAAATAGGTGCAGGGGAGTGGGAGAGGCATCACTGTGCTTCTATGTTTCCCACTAAATTCTTTGCTGGAATTTTGCATTAATGACCCCGAATAGGACAGGGAGGGGTTGGAAGCAGAAGTGAGAGTTGAGCAGCAGGTGAGACCTCTTCCCTTCTGCCGTTTTCCGGGATGCACGTAAAGAGATGTGTGAAAGCTGCACGGATGATTGAGTAATTGCCGCCTGTGTTGGCGAAAGGCGGGCAGGCTGCTCCGGGAGCTGCCGGGGATTATCCCGCGGGCAGGGCTGCGGAGGCGCTGCCGCCGTGGCAGCGCTGGGAGCGCGGGGCGATGCTCCCACCTCGCGGCCGCTCCCCGCAGCAGCTGGGGGCGAGCACAGCTCTCTCTCCGCCTCCTCCACAGCCTCGCCCCGGCGGGAAAACGCTCCtcccttcccattcccattccctgcgGTCCGCCTCTGGGCGGCAGCCCggctccgccgagcgcagctCCCGGGGCAGGTGACCCCGAGTGCCGGGGGATCCCCACGCTGGTTCCCTCCCCGCGGCCTCCCAGCCTCACCTGCAAACCGGCGTTGACCTTCAGCCGCGGCGCCCTGGTGCTGCGGGGCAGGATGGTGATGAACAGAGTCCGGGCATGGCTCTGCCGGGACACCTCGGAGGCGTTGGCCAGGATGGTGAAGCTGTCACTGAGGGATCGGCGACCATCCTGCCTGTACTGGATCTGCTGGTTCTCCACCTGCGGGGCAAGGGCCAGGTGATCCTCCACGGAGGACGCAGGCCACCGGCCCCTCTGGGGAGGTGACTCTGAACCGTCCCGGGAGGATGATGGCAACCCACCACAAGCTCAGGGGCAGCCCTGTAGATTCTCTGTGGGAAGCAGACCTGGAGCCCAGCATGGGTACTCTGCCTGCATCCCCACTCCATATCCCTTATCCCGTatgtggggctgcagagcaaACCCACCACCCCAAATACCTCCATCCCTTCTGATGGGGAGAGGACTCCTGCAGCCTTCCCCAACCTCCCAGTGTGGCTGGGGGCTGGAGACCACCCCGGGCTCTCTCCAAACCCTCGGGAAAGCAGCCTGGTGGGCAGGTGGGTGCTGTACCTCGCTCCAGGTGAAGCTGTGCAGCCCACCCTGCTCGGGCCGCTGGCTGCTCAGGAGGGTGCCAAACCGGGGGGGCTCCAGCACCCTGAACTccaggctgagagctgggtAGTGGGCGTTGGGAATGCGGAGAATGCTCGAGGAGATGGCGGCAGAGCCACCTCCTGGCACCGTGATGTTCTGGACGTCCAAGGGGATGGTGATGGGCAGCACAACCAGGCTGACCACCACCCCCTCCAGAGGGTCTGCACTGCGGGCGGTGATGTCCAGGACAAACTGGTCACGCTCCTCGTTGGGCTTGGAGTGAAGGTAGAGGACTCTGCCATTGTTGATATCCTCCTGGGTGAAGGACTGGATGGGgtccaggctgggctgctcgttcatgtcctggctgtgctgaagCATTGCCAGGAAGCCGGAGGCTGGGGGGCTGCTCACCAGGTAGACTATGTCTTGGGAAGGTATCTCTTCGTGGGTCACCTGGGAGCATGGGGGAGATGAGGCATGAGTGGGAGGGCTGGTAACTGAGGCTGGgctgccccccagcccaccTGCTGTGCAATCAATCCCTCAAAGCTTTGCTGTGGGATGGACTGCAAGAACCACCTTCCTGAGGCCATGCCTGAAGCCCTCTCTCTTTGCTCCCTGGGCAAAGCCTGACATCTGAGCATGTGGGAGTAAAATGGGGTCCCGTGGGTAGCCACCCTGGTTTGGTGGCCAGGAAAGTCATACATGCATGGGGAATGACTGGAGAAGGGGATACTCACCATTAAGTCCTCCTCCTTGATCCCAGATGCTTCCCCCTGGAAAACATAGATCTCCTTGTGGTTAACTATGCTCAGGGGGTTGGGATGGGTGTCCAAGAACACGCTGATGGCCAGTGTGTCCTCCACTGCCACCTCATTTGCTTCTACAGTGAACTGGAGCTCATCCCGGGTGTTCCTGCTCCCGTTGTGGTGGTAGGAGATCTCTCCTGCCAGCAGGTCCCTCTGGGAGAAGGCCATGACTGGCTGGTCCCCTCTCAGCACAGTCCCCCACCTTGGGGGGGTGGTTATTAGGAACCGTATCTCTTCATCTGACCTGATGTCCATGTTGGTCTCCAGGCTGAGGACAGAGGAGTCAATGCTCCCTTGGGTGCCCTGGGGGATGACCAGACCAGTGTTGTTGACTATTTTGATGTAGGGGTCAGATGCCTGCACTTCCAGGAGGGCTGTGGTTTGGTGGAGGCCATCCGAGACCTGCAGCTGGATCCAGCCCCGGTCAGCCCCGGAATGGACAA
The sequence above is a segment of the Molothrus aeneus isolate 106 chromosome 13, BPBGC_Maene_1.0, whole genome shotgun sequence genome. Coding sequences within it:
- the CSPG4 gene encoding chondroitin sulfate proteoglycan 4, whose translation is MGARGGIATPVLLLLLLAGHPRPLSAGPPAGASFFGDSFVEMPLADASRAVRLRLQLLTSQGNGLLFLAAGQPDHLLLQLQAGRLQARLQLGSEEVTLQSPAGLQLDNLAVHDVELLVEDGRMTLTIDGLFNSSADIAGPARELDIQHGLYAGGTGTLDLPYLAQASPPFRGCLHLVTFNGLDVLSHLSADGSSKTFHHVQEGCSTQFSAEPDDPFGFPGPHSYVAFPTWDARQEATIEFVITTSITQAPLIYHAGLENDFFYLEISNGRLRGFVEKGNGVIILHNNVFISDEQQHYVKVHTDIHKFEILIDYYASSTSNRGINNYLDLQGNLFIGGMDEKALQRLREHHLSFISLWTMTNHSFVGCLEDLRINLQRRSLQDAVITKDITAGCGKQDHYWDYEEVYEQDEASTSPPPNGFSGAPGLVVEPCRPDSSFPPAFANISRLLHVSPLIVSEGGMAYLEWKHAQPTVDLSLANIRQSQILFSITSDPRHGQLELDIPGSRSRRKFTLLDIVNRKVRYIHDGSEGPMDQLMLEVTVTTQQGVPECLRQGQVYLLPIMINPVNDAPQVIFPRGNHMTILKHTRKHLTTDILQVLDDDSSCDDLEFQLHSQQMEEGYVELDFHPGVPIEEFSCRDLEAGSVVYVHQGGTNLQLTLQVSDGTVPSPIATLRILAIDPEIRLLNNTGLSLSQGGAARITTANLSVETNAVEQRVSILYILTEPLKYGEVQKQGSMGGEWKKVESFHQQDLEQGRIQYFSTDPEHRLEDSVEEVRFKVQVGQKVLPNNTFLIRIKRATIKMRTIAPLQMKNKRHRNITSKELEAMLEDSNSAPVPFHYMIIQAPKKGNLELLGNRLTEGFGFTEEDLQGNHLSYSVTIRNSQQAEDFFQFRVYAGEQHSPVYTYRISIGGDPDAPNLTNVLLTVPEGGQAVISKDHLFVQSVNSMDYVYEVIEGPAHGRLAWAASHGWASLEEITEFTNDDILQRRLLYQHDDSETLEDDIPFVAIRQGEGSAGSEAEEVRGVFRVSIQPVNDHSPVRAVNRVFNVVRNGQHLLTTDHIAFTDKDSGFSDTQLVLTRKDILFGSIVSVDDRRHQVYRFTQDDLRKKKILFVHSGADRGWIQLQVSDGLHQTTALLEVQASDPYIKIVNNTGLVIPQGTQGSIDSSVLSLETNMDIRSDEEIRFLITTPPRWGTVLRGDQPVMAFSQRDLLAGEISYHHNGSRNTRDELQFTVEANEVAVEDTLAISVFLDTHPNPLSIVNHKEIYVFQGEASGIKEEDLMVTHEEIPSQDIVYLVSSPPASGFLAMLQHSQDMNEQPSLDPIQSFTQEDINNGRVLYLHSKPNEERDQFVLDITARSADPLEGVVVSLVVLPITIPLDVQNITVPGGGSAAISSSILRIPNAHYPALSLEFRVLEPPRFGTLLSSQRPEQGGLHSFTWSEVENQQIQYRQDGRRSLSDSFTILANASEVSRQSHARTLFITILPRSTRAPRLKVNAGLQLREGATAVLSPHILSAEDEDSPAEEVTYSIQPPANGKVVLRSAPGTELQRFTQAQIDNGLVLFVHQGPLDGGFAFDLWDGENLSPGHFFLIRAQREPVISLARKQSLTVCPGALQPITSQNLQAVSNSPTSSTALYYSIEQAPRLGRLTTSQGEEIRNFTQAQVDSKLIFYQHEMPGQPFWLAQDAIRFRVVTPTTISDSFILLVLISFEENCPQHLTQLWKNAGLQLTRAQQAEIDTSVLDASNLLSRILVPERAGYDVVFLVTEPPAHGQLLVAGVPLEQSRPFFLQSDLAARRLVYAHGGDSVSKDHFSFRAWLQPQEQRSVRPPQDGVVISEAFNITVTSSTASPRVVKRQGVLQVPPGSVVTLSQEYLDVADPLVSPQEMVYSILQRPLSGHVASAHNPGEPISRFTQADVNAGRVVFVATGSRTPGSLALSLSGGHHPPIQTSLEIEVLPVLSTAASPALLEVPQDLNRAPVSQHHLLGAAPRGAGNVLYRITREPRFGQVQVNQKPSRGFSQKQLDRGEVTFTFSDLRSPQDDFQFVAISRAGNRSGVVNVTVRAAVKTRVDSLWPRGTTALLDTSVLDASELANHTKSVPVFKVRRAPRASRLVRVSRDPGQPTSPIETFSQSELQQGLVGLEVLDAGDTQQPLQRDSFVFELVADGVPPALASLEYGIEPYNASKSYGVTLLTVPLAPSPPVPHGTARSSPNASELGMSPTPWLAHSATSSPSPGAGGTFLSFIEANMFSIIIPICLIFLLLALILPLLFYLHKRNKTGKHHVQGTPSAKAKNGAVPDHETFRRTEPSQSIPLTTVTTLEGKGTGPPPPGTGSGAPPDPELLQYCRTSNPPLKNNQYWV